In Hylaeus volcanicus isolate JK05 chromosome 9, UHH_iyHylVolc1.0_haploid, whole genome shotgun sequence, the following proteins share a genomic window:
- the LOC128881746 gene encoding nuclear envelope phosphatase-regulatory subunit 1, whose product MSLDQTVCEDLKAFERRLTEVIASLQPATLRWRILLGFISVCTAVGAWHWLTDPNTSAVSFTESLCNHPFFAIASIILVILFMMGVHRRVIAPSIITQRARSVLGDFNMSCDDTGKLILKPTRPPHPHET is encoded by the exons atgtcTTTAGATCAAACGGTTTGCGAAG ACTTGAAAGCTTTTGAAAGACGTCTCACAGAAGTGATTGCCAGTTTGCAGCCCGCTACCTTACGATGGAGAA TACTCCTGGGTTTCATTTCTGTTTGCACCGCTGTTGGCGCGTGGCATTGGCTAACGGATCCCAATACATCAGCTGTATCATTTACTGAAAGCCTATGCAATCACCCATTTTTTGCAATCGCTAGCATTATTTTAG tgATACTATTCATGATGGGAGTTCACAGACGGGTAATAGCACCGAGTATAATAACTCAGAGAGCCAGAAGCGTTCTTGGTGATTTTAATATGAGTTGCGACGATACTGGGAAACTCATTCTTAAACCAACAAGACCACCCCATCCACATGAAACTTAA
- the LOC128881744 gene encoding regulation of nuclear pre-mRNA domain-containing protein 1B codes for MTGFTESALVKRLMDLNPSQQSIQTLSLWLIHHRKHHPTIVKVWFKEMCKVKDNRKLMFMYLANDVIQNSKKKGPEFGKEFETVLPKAFEHMKGFDEKTRERLNRLLQIWEERGVYDKAQITEFKVAFTDTSKDPGTPPPKKKLKNDIEKVKKEKKERKKSETEVEVDGTKELHVTLSPRTPAGDPPETEELIKALMDLENTASSDAGVRERIASLPPEVSEVSLLANLADRAAADQLSVAVNEAAALLADYNGRLQAEMEDRRRLLTMLRDYTLAQRQLLQQAQTTLEDYKEKLKKVCTVRSEVKSHISNLPDLTQLPDVTGGLAPLPSAGDLFSMH; via the exons ATGACTGGGTTTACAGAGAGTGCGCTTGTGAAAAGATTAATGGACCTGAATCCCTCCCAACAGAGTATTCAAACATTGTCCCTTTGGTTAATTCATCACAGAAAACATCACCCAACCATCGTGAAAGTCTGGTTCAAAGAAATGTGTAAAG TGAAGGATAATCGCAAGTTAATGTTCATGTATCTGGCGAACGATGTTATTCAAAACAGTAAAAAGAAAGGCCCCGAATTTGGGAAAGAATTCGAAACAGTGTTGCCTAAGGCTTTTGAGCATATGAAGGGGTTCGACGAGAAGACGAGGGAGAGGTTGAACAGATTACTGCAAATATGGGAGGAGAGAGGAGTGTACGATAAAGCGCAAATCACAGAATTTAAAGTCGCCTTTACGGATACCTCGAAGGATCCAGGAACACCGCCTCctaaaaagaaacttaaaaacgACATAGAGAAAGTAAAG aaagaaaaaaaggagagaaaaaagtcGGAGACTGAAGTCGAAGTGGATGGAACCAAAGAGCTGCATGTTACGTTGAGTCCACGTACTCCTGCCGGAGATCCACCGGAAACAGAGGAACTCATCAAAGCCTTAATG GATTTGGAAAACACAGCATCCTCTGACGCTGGTGTTAGAGAACGTATCGCATCTCTGCCACCAGAAGTTTCGGAGGTTTCGCTGCTTGCGAATCTGGCTGACAGAGCAGCCGCGGACCAATTAAGCGTTGCTGTAAACGAAGCTGCTGCATTGTTGGCGGATTACAATGGACGATTGCAAGCTGAAATGGAAGACAGAAGGAGATTGTTAACTATGCTTAGAGATTACACTTTAGCGCAAAGGCAGTTACTTCAGCAAGCGCAGACTACTTTAGAA GACTATAAAGAGAAACTTAAAAAGGTGTGCACAGTTCGATCAGAAGTGAAATCCCACATTTCGAATCTTCCCGACTTGACGCAGTTACCTGACGTCACAGGAGGTTTGGCACCTCTTCCATCGGCTGGTGATTTGTTTTCCATGCACTAG
- the LOC128881743 gene encoding pre-mRNA splicing regulator USH1G, producing the protein MTSDRFHKAARGGALNILKEATKKDCNGRDEGGMTPTLWAAFEGHIDVLRLLVAKGGDPDKTDYFGNTALHLAAARGHEYCVKFLVKFGCNIWSLDIDRHSARDLAAINGREVILQYLDLAQADQELNNRKKSRILREKAEKDAEKRLKEYMKKQKMAEIKAEKEQKKLSRDRTKLDLATVNEAGVPAQKPGILTFKGRVKPSPTFSDIVGTTTKKHGSAVCRKALARKAVDDFKVVEIEVNGKKSIRSLTGLRRDSEVIYVGTYETQAQQIGRRGRISDVWGTLSKAQSTPDLLGDRSFDQGNAEDLNDVGNSSFLQEPASIFNRPGFGSVAFRRPITTLESLPVPQLDAHQQNGNSCLSGSINGSLNGHRVGSNGHNEEISIGSAGSLARRQSMWDDDLLSEEEEEEEEEEEETDEEWTPLQRFLVANNLSSIHPILESEQIDLEALMLLTETDIAALKLPLGPKRKLMNAIANRKRALDAPQNVIKDSRL; encoded by the exons ATGACGTCCGATAGATTTCATAA AGCTGCACGCGGCGGGGCCTTGAACATCTTAAAAGAAGCAACGAAAAAGGATTGCAACGGGCGCGATGAAGGTGGAATGACCCCCACGTTATGGGCGGCCTTTGAAGGTCATATAGATGTTCTGAGACTGCTCGTCGCCAAAGG GGGTGACCCAGACAAGACCGATTATTTTGGTAACACAGCCCTCCATCTAGCAGCGGCGAGGGGCCACGAATATTGCGTCAAGTTCCTGGTAAAGTTTGGTTGTAACATTTGGTCATTGGACATAGACAGGCATTCCGCCCGAGACTTGGCTGCCATAAACGGGAGAGAGGTGATCCTCCAATACCTGGATCTCGCTCAGGCCGACCAGGAACTGAACAACCGGAAGAAAAGTAGAATACTCAGAGAGAAGGCTGAGAAAGATGCAGAGAAAAG ACTGAAGGAGTACATgaagaaacagaaaatggCGGAGATCAAAGCTGAGAAGGAGCAGAAGAAGCTGTCGAGGGACAGAACGAAACTGGACTTGGCTACAGTGAACGAAGCAGGCGTTCCAGCTCAGAAACCCGGTATATTGACCTTCAAAGGTCGAGTCAAGCCTTCACCAACGTTCAGCGACATCGTTGGCACTACTACGAAGAAGCACGGCAGTGCAGTCTGCAGAAAGGCACTGGCTAGGAAGGCAGTCGACGACTTCAAAGTTGTAGAG ATCGAAGTGAACGGGAAGAAGTCGATTCGCAGCTTGACCGGGCTGCGAAGGGACTCTGAGGTGATATACGTAGGAACCTACGAGACGCAGGCCCAGCAAATTGGAAGACGTGGTAGAATCTCTGATGTCTGGGGCACTCTTAGCAAGGCTCAAAGCACTCCTGACCTCCTAGGCGACCGTAGCTTCGACCAAGGGAACGCAGAAGACTTGAACGATGTCGGGAATTCTAGCTTCTTGCAAGAACCTGCGAGCATTTTCAATCGACCAGGATTTGGATCCGTAGCGTTTAGACGACCA ATAACAACTCTGGAGAGCCTACCAGTTCCCCAATTAGACGCCCACCAGCAAAACGGCAACTCCTGCCTGAGCGGTTCGATAAATGGCTCCCTGAATGGCCATCGAGTCGGCTCCAATGGGCACAACGAAGAGATCAGTATAGGAAGCGCGGGTAGCTTGGCTCGAAGACAGAGCATGTGGGACGACGACTTACTTTCAG aagaggaagaggaagaagaagaagaagaagaagagactGACGAGGAATGGACTCCCTTACAGAGATTCCTAGTTGCCAATAACCTTTCGTCCATACATCCCATTTTGGAATCCGAGCAAATAGATCTGGAAGCATTGATGCTGCTCACTGAAACTGATATCGCGGCTCTGAAGCTCCCCTTGGGACCCAAGAGGAAGCTGATGAACGCTATAGCGAATAGGAAAAGGGCTCTGGACGCCCCCCAGAACGTTATAAAAGACAGCAGATTGTag
- the LOC128881745 gene encoding HUWE1-associated protein modifying stress responses: MSDDRSEEDPIMDLFYSNWEQQCVEALETEPDYETQLHNEKELYSQQMWTSFQSTASAIAQLYKDRTQGVSLWLPFQIAAGTVTSLYKDSVDSMRRCSELSIEMGRQKRSKEIMNWARKKRRTIRREDLLAYLAGKSPPPRPHSHRSSPKPRMMVCGSPPSQSSTPTMVVAPTPMTGNDPDPELHTFREAISLSGSPMSRRTGRQAELSAFISSEFARHHKRPASHDVDMGSPTHKRSRFM, encoded by the exons ATGAGCGACGACCGAAGCGAGGAGGATCCCATAATGGACCTCTTTTACAGCAATTGGGAGCAACAGTGCGTCGAGGCGCTCGAAACTGAGCCAGATTACGAAACCCAACTGCACAACGAGAAAGAACTCTACTCTCAACAGATGTGGACGAGCTTTCAGTCCACAGCGTCGGCCATCGCCCAGCTGTACAAAG ATCGGACCCAGGGTGTATCTCTCTGGCTGCCCTTTCAGATCGCCGCGGGGACCGTCACATCGTTGTACAAAG ATTCTGTGGACAGTATGCGTCGTTGCAGCGAGCTAAGCATAGAAATGGGTCGACAGAAGCGTagcaaagaaataatgaaCTGGGCCAGGAAAAAGAGACGTACGATTCGTAGGGAAGACCTGTTGGCGTATCTCGCTGGAAAGTCACCACCGCCACGACCGCATTCGCACAG GAGTTCACCTAAACCGAGGATGATGGTGTGCGGTTCTCCTCCTTCTCAGAGTTCAACACCAACTATGGTGGTGGCACCCACACCAATGACTGGGAACGATCCTGATCCTGAGTTGCACACATTTAGGGAAGCGATCTCATTGTCTG GTTCGCCAATGTCTCGGCGTACTGGAAGGCAAGCTGAGTTGTCAGCCTTCATCAGCAGCGAGTTTGCCAGACATCACAAACGGCCAGCTTCGCACGACGTGGATATGGGATCCCCCACGCACAAACGTTCGCGTTTCATGTAA